Proteins encoded together in one Anopheles darlingi chromosome 3, idAnoDarlMG_H_01, whole genome shotgun sequence window:
- the LOC125958111 gene encoding cysteine-rich venom protein 6-like produces the protein MRAIFALLVLAIFAFFGSALSQTVQAQGSQTCRKEESYQRCGSGCERTCLNQKKWNDPCEKPCIDGCFCNEGFLRDAAGDCIRSWLCPKE, from the exons ATGCGCGCCATCTTCGCTCTTCTGGTCTTGGCGATCTTTGCCTTCTTTGGATCTG CACTGAGCCAAACAGTCCAGGCACAGGGAAGTCAGACGTGCCGTAAGGAAGAGTCGTACCAACGATGTGGTTCCGGCTGCGAGCGCACCTGTCTTAACCagaaaaaatggaacgatCCTTGCGAAAAGCCTTGCATTGATGGTTGCTTCTGCAACGAAGGATTCCTGCGCGATGCCGCCGGTGACTGTATCCGCTCCTGGCTCTGCCCCAAGGAATAA
- the LOC125956684 gene encoding UDP-N-acetylglucosamine--peptide N-acetylglucosaminyltransferase 110 kDa subunit encodes MSSAENAENGVDKLHSYQVYYIITNNNNEPEPVPEENLQTITVAVDSELTRKRRRIEALRMQGQVPGVPQQVQGGSPQSAAVAAAQQQQQNAIAVKMDPANQLSSAGLLELAHREYQAVDYENAERHCMQLWRQESNNTGVLLLLSSIHFQCRRLDKSAQFSTLAIKQNPLLAEAYSNLGNVYKERGQLQEALENYRHAVRLKPDFIDGYINLAAALVAARDMEQAVQAYVTALQYNPDLYCVRSDLGNLLKALGRLDEAKACYLKAIETRPDFAVAWSNLGCVFNAQGEIWLAIHHFEKAVALDPNFLDAYINLGNVLKEARIFDRAVAAYLRALNLSPNNAVVHGNLACVYYEQGLIDLAIDTYRRAIDLQPNFPDAYCNLANALKEKGQVKEAEECYNIALRLCPNHADSLNNLANIKREQGYIEEATRLYLKALEVFPEFAAAHSNLASVLQQQGKLNEALLHYKEAIRIQPTFADAYSNMGNTLKEMQDVAGALQCYTRAIQINPAFADAHSNLASIHKDSGNIPEAIQSYRTALKLKPDFPDAYCNLAHCLQIVCDWTDYEARMKKLVAIVADQLDKNRLPSVHPHHSMLYPLSHEFRKTIAARHANLCLEKINVLHKPPYKFGREIIGGRLRIGYVSSDFGNHPTSHLMQSIPGLHDRSRVEIFCYALSPDDGTTFRAKISREAEHFIDLSQLPCNGKAADRIHADGINILVNMNGYTKGARNEIFALRPAPVQVMWLGYPGTSGASFMDYIVTDAVTSPLSLETQYSEKLAYMPHTYFIGDHRQMFPHLKERVIVSNKTQNSALADNVAVINATDLSPLVESTDVKTVREVVLANKPVEIQHKVAELPTTTPIETMIASGQVQTSLNGVVVQNGLATTQTNNKAATGEEVPQNIVVTTRQQYGLPDDAIVYCNFNQLYKIDPLTLQSWIYILKHVPNSVLWLLRFPAVGEANIQATAQQMGIAAGRIIFSNVAAKEEHVRRGQLADVCLDTPLCNGHTTSMDVLWTGTPVVTLPAETLASRVAASQLATLGCPELIAKSRQEYQDIAVKLGTDREYLKAIRARVWVARCESPLFDCKQYAQGLETLFYKMWERFARGERPDHISAIESK; translated from the exons ATGTCCTCAGCTGAAAATGCCGAAAATGGTGTAGACAAATTGCATTCCTACCAAGTGTActacatcatcaccaacaacaacaacgagccaGAACCGGTCCCGGAGGAAAATTTGCAAACG ATCACGGTAGCCGTCGACAGTGAGCTGACGAGGAAGCGGCGGAGAATCGAGGCGCTGAGAATGCAAGGACAGGTCCCGGGCGTACCACAGCAAGTTCAAGGCGGTTCCCCGCAAagtgccgccgtcgccgcagcccagcaacaacaacagaacgcGATTGCCGTCAAGATGGACCCAGCGAATCAGCTGTCGTCGGCAG gtTTGCTCGAACTGGCCCATCGGGAGTACCAAGCGGTGGATTACGAGAACGCCGAACGGCACTGCATGCAGCTATGGCGCCAGGAAAGCAACAACACGGGGGTGCTTTTGCTACTCTCATCTATTCACTTCCAGTGCCGGCGTTTGGACAAATCGGCTCAGTTTTCCACCCTGGCCATCAAGCAAAACCCGTTGCTCGCCGAAGCATACAG CAATCTGGGAAATGTATATAAAGAACGTGGGCAGCTTCAGGAAGCCCTAGAAAACTATCGACATGCCGTGCGGCTGAAGCCCGATTTCATTGACGGGTATATCAACCTGGCGGCCGCACTGGTCGCAGCTCGTGACATGGAACAGGCGGTCCAAGCGTATGTCACCGCACTTCAATACAATCCG GATCTATACTGCGTTCGGAGTGACTTGGGCAACCTACTGAAAGCACTCGGAAGACTCGATGAAGCCAAG GCGTGCTATCTGAAAGCCATCGAGACCCGACCAGACTTTGCGGTCGCCTGGAGCAATCTGGGGTGCGTGTTCAACGCACAGGGCGAGATATGGCTGGCGATACATCACTTCGAGAAGGCGGTCGCCCTCGATCCGAACTTCCTCGATGCCTACATCAACCTGGGCAACGTGCTGAAGGAAGCCCGCATCTTCGACAG AGCGGTGGCCGCATATCTTCGAGCGCTAAACCTATCGCCCAACAATGCCGTCGTGCACGGTAATTTGGCTTGCGTGTACTATGAGCAAGGTTTGATCGATCTGGCCATTGATACGTACCGCCGGGCCATCGATTTGCAGCCCAACTTTCCAGACGCATACTGCAACTTGGCCAACGCGCTGAAGGAGAAGGGCCAGGTGAAGGAAGCCGAAGAGTGCTACAACATCGCACTGCGTCTCTGCCCGAACCATGCCGATTCGCTCAACAACTTGGCCAACATTAAGCGTGAACAGGGCTACATTGAGGAGGCGACGCGCCTGTACCTCAAGGCCCTGGAGGTGTTCCCGGAGTTTGCTGCAGCCCACTCGAATCTGGCCTCCGTGTTACAGCAGCAGGGTAAGCTGAATGAGGCGCTGCTGCACTACAAGGAAGCGATCCGCATTCAGCCAACGTTCGCCGATGCGTACTCCAACATGGGTAACACGCTGAAGGAGATGCAGGACGTTGCCGGTGCGCTGCAGTGCTACACGCGCGCCATTCAGATCAATCCCGCGTTTGCCGATGCGCACAGTAACCTGGCGAGCATCCACAAGGACTCGGGCAACATTCCGGAGGCGATTCAGTCGTATCGCACGGCGCTGAAGCTGAAACCCGACTTCCCGGATGCGTACTGCAATCTGGCGCACTGTTTGCAGATCGTGTGCGATTGGACGGATTACGAGGCGCGCATGAAGAAGCTGGTGGCGATCGTGGCCGATCAACTGGACAAAAACCGGCTACCATCGGTGCATCCGCACCATTCGATGCTGTACCCGCTGTCACACGAGTTCCGCAAGACGATCGCCGCCCGGCACGCCAATCTGTGTCTGGAGAAGATCAACGTACTGCACAAACCGCCGTACAAGTTCGGTCGTGAAATCATCGGCGGTCGGTTACGGATCGGGTACGTGAGCAGTGATTTCGGTAATCATCCGACCTCACACCTAATGCAGTCCATTCCCGGTCTGCACGATCGCTCGCGGGTCGAGATCTTCTGCTATGCACTCAGCCCCGACGATGGTACCACGTTCCGGGCGAAGATCAGCCGAGAGGCGGAGCATTTTATCGATCTTTCGCAGCTACCGTGCAATGGGAAGGCGGCGGATCGGATCCACGCCGACGGCATCAACATTCTCGTCAACATGAACGGGTACACGAAGGGTGCGCGGAATGAAATCTTTGCCCTTCGGCCGGCTCCGGTGCAGGTCATGTGGCTGGGCTATCCGGGTACTAGTGGAGCCTCCTTTATGGATTACATCGTGACCGATGCGGTAACGTCACCGCTATCGCTCGAGACACAGTATAGCGAAAAGTTGGCCTACATGCCGCACACCTACTTTATCGGCGATCATCGGCAGATGTTCCCGCATCTGAAGGAGCGCGTAATCGTGAgcaacaaaacgcaaaattcGGCTCTCGCCGACAATGTGGCCGTGATCAATGCCACCGATCTGTCACCCCTAGTCGAGAGCACGGATGTCAAGACGGTGCGCGAAGTCGTGCTAGCCAACAAGCCGGTTGAAATACAGCACAAGGTCGCGGAActgccaacgacgacgcccATCGAAACGATGATCGCCAGTGGGCAGGTGCAAACCTCTCTGAACGGTGTGGTCGTGCAGAACGGCCTGGCAACGACACAGACCAACAATAAGGCGGCAACGGGCGAGGAAGTACCACAGAACATTGTCGTCACGACGCGCCAACAGTACGGTCTGCCGGACGATGCGATCGTGTACTGCAACTTCAATCAGTTGTACAAAATCGATCCACTGACGCTGCAATCGTGGATCTACATTCTGAAGCACGTACCCAACTCGGTACTGTGGCTACTGCGCTTCCCGGCCGTCGGTGAGGCTAACATACAGGCGACCGCCCAGCAAATGGGCATTGCGGCCGGTCGGATTATCTTCTCGAATGTGGCCGCAAAGGAGGAACATGTGCGACGGGGACAGCTGGCGGACGTGTGCCTAGATACGCCGCTCTGCAACGGACACACGACATCGATGGATGTGCTATGGACGGGAACGCCAGTCGTAACGCTACCGGCCGAAACGCTGGCCTCGAG AGTTGCTGCATCACAGCTAGCAACGCTCGGATGCCCGGAGCTGATTGCCAAATCGCGACAAGAGTACCAGGATATTGCCGTCAAGCTGGGTACCGATCGCGAGTATCTGAAAGCGATACGGGCGCGTGTATGGGTGGCGCGCTGCGAAAGCCCTCTCTTCGATTGCAAGCAGTACGCGCAAGGGCTGGAAACGTTGTTCTATAAAATGTGGGAACGGTTTGCCCGCGGTGAACGGCCCGATCACATTTCGGCCATCGAATCCAAGTAA
- the LOC125956685 gene encoding nucleoside diphosphate kinase, which produces MIGSLLAFFSLFSSAMAANKERTFIMVKPDGVQRGLVGKIIERFEAKGFKLVALKFVFPSKELLEKHYADLSARPFFPGLVSYMSSGPVVPMVWEGLNAVKTGRKMLGATNPADSEPGTIRGDLCVQVGRNIIHGSDAVESANKEIALWFKEEELVAWTPATEGWVYE; this is translated from the exons ATGATCGGTTCGCTCCTTGCATTTTTCTCGTTATTTTCATCCGCCATGGCCGCCAACAAGGAACGCACCTTCATCATGGTCAAGCCCGATGGAGTCCAGCGTGGACTCGTCGGAAAGATCATCGAACGTTTCGAGGCCAAGGGTTTCAAACTGGTGGCCCTGAAATTCGTTTTC CCGTCgaaggagctgctggagaagcACTACGCTGATCTGTCGGCCCGTCCGTTCTTCCCTGGTCTCGTGTCGTACATGAGCTCGGGCCCGGTTGTGCCGATGGTCTGGGAGGGTCTGAACGCGGTGAAAACTGGCCGTAAGATGCTCGGCGCCACCAATCCGGCTGATTCCGAGCCTGGCACTATCCGCGGAGACCTGTGCGTGCAGGTTGGCCGCAACATCATCCACGGCTCGGATGCCGTCGAGTCGGCGAACAAGGAAATCGCTCTGTGGTTCAAGGAGGAGGAACTGGTCGCCTGGACCCCGGCCACTGAGGGATGGGTGTACGAGtaa
- the LOC125953588 gene encoding uncharacterized protein LOC125953588 isoform X2 codes for MSAPSATNISSAGVENLIAKANMASPLNIQLELENTRKTFEQLQAASVRPACQAMVGRADEKNPFHTELDYRSAKRQQDHQLVKRIFGNRCECGAERTSTVATTSSGTAGASSMNKVTPHSKHSAVHLEHTIRNQPTFKHKHRAERKGIVRDAVLRNIGRCVHQCLRRQSEGKSSMGGGQHSEEGPSAAVPPLKASRSETNLTACFASDASDDMLDFRLLIAQCNDLSLTSSSPGTAQKQIDVPNYTHTSFRVLRPTDFTWQQLSRTSVNARRYRKRQLKRCNSTSSLDSDGSAEIAFKSHTDAATAALGGSLGSNVADGEGLAGSSILAGSSAAGLNTANNSASLNASSASSAASASCSQQARLNIMPCDVTIDEMASYFETLVYIPKKMSSMAEMMYI; via the exons AT GAGCGCACCATCTGCAACCAACATTTCCTCTGCTGGAGTAGAAAAT CTAATCGCGAAGGCAAACATGGCTTCGCCTCTCAACATTCAGCTTGAGTTGGAAAATACTCGCAAAACGTTTGAACAACTACAAGCGGCAAGCGTCCGCCCTGCTTGCCAAGCGATGGTAGGACGAGCGGATGagaaaaatccatttcacACCGAGCTGGACTACAGGAGCGCAAAACGACAGCAGGATCACCAGCTCGTGAAACGAATTTTTGGCAATCGCTGCGAGTGTGGAGCGGAACGGACCtcaaccgtggccaccacttCCTCTGGGACTGCCGGTGCGTCCTCGATGAACAAAGTGACACCACATAGCAAGCATAGCGCAGTGCATCTCGAACACACCATCCGTAACCAGCCAACCTTTAAGCACAAGCATCGTGCCGAAAGGAAGGGCATCGTGCGTGACGCGGTGCTACGTAATATTGGCCGTTGCGTTCACCAGTGTTTGAGGCgacaaagcgaaggaaaatcaTCGATGGGAGGAGGTCAACACAGCGAAGAAGGCCCCTCAGCCGCAGTACCACCCCTGAAAGCGTCTCGTTCTGAAACCAACCTTACAGCCTGCTTTGCCAGTGACGCTAGCGACGATATGCTCGATTTTAGGTTACTCATTGCGCAGTGTAACGATCTTTCACTTACAAGCAGTTCTCCGGGCACAGCTCAAAAGCAGATCGATGTACCTAACTACACGCACACTAGCTTCCGGGTGCTTCGACCAACCGATTTCACATGGCAACAGCTCAGTCGAACGTCCGTGAATGCAAGGCGCTATCGGAAACGGCAGCTTAAACGATGCAACAGTACCTCATCTCTCGACAGTGATGGCAGCGCAGAAATTGCCTTCAAAAGCCATACCGATGCAGCTACTGCCGCACTCGGTGGATCGCTTGGAAGTAACGTTGCGGATGGCGAAGGATTAGCTGGATCATCGATACTTGCTGGCAGTAGTGCTGCAGGCCTCAATACCGCCAACAACTCAGCCAGCTTGAACGCTTCATCTGCGTCGTCCGCAGCATCGGCTTCGTGCTCGCAACAGGCTCGTCTCAACATCATGCCCTGTGATGTGACGATCGACGAGATGGCGAGTTACTTCGAGACGCTCGTCTACATCCCCAAGAAGATGTCCTCTATGGCGGAGATGATGTATATCTAG
- the LOC125953588 gene encoding uncharacterized protein LOC125953588 isoform X1 produces MNLFLSAPSATNISSAGVENLIAKANMASPLNIQLELENTRKTFEQLQAASVRPACQAMVGRADEKNPFHTELDYRSAKRQQDHQLVKRIFGNRCECGAERTSTVATTSSGTAGASSMNKVTPHSKHSAVHLEHTIRNQPTFKHKHRAERKGIVRDAVLRNIGRCVHQCLRRQSEGKSSMGGGQHSEEGPSAAVPPLKASRSETNLTACFASDASDDMLDFRLLIAQCNDLSLTSSSPGTAQKQIDVPNYTHTSFRVLRPTDFTWQQLSRTSVNARRYRKRQLKRCNSTSSLDSDGSAEIAFKSHTDAATAALGGSLGSNVADGEGLAGSSILAGSSAAGLNTANNSASLNASSASSAASASCSQQARLNIMPCDVTIDEMASYFETLVYIPKKMSSMAEMMYI; encoded by the exons atgaatttattttt GAGCGCACCATCTGCAACCAACATTTCCTCTGCTGGAGTAGAAAAT CTAATCGCGAAGGCAAACATGGCTTCGCCTCTCAACATTCAGCTTGAGTTGGAAAATACTCGCAAAACGTTTGAACAACTACAAGCGGCAAGCGTCCGCCCTGCTTGCCAAGCGATGGTAGGACGAGCGGATGagaaaaatccatttcacACCGAGCTGGACTACAGGAGCGCAAAACGACAGCAGGATCACCAGCTCGTGAAACGAATTTTTGGCAATCGCTGCGAGTGTGGAGCGGAACGGACCtcaaccgtggccaccacttCCTCTGGGACTGCCGGTGCGTCCTCGATGAACAAAGTGACACCACATAGCAAGCATAGCGCAGTGCATCTCGAACACACCATCCGTAACCAGCCAACCTTTAAGCACAAGCATCGTGCCGAAAGGAAGGGCATCGTGCGTGACGCGGTGCTACGTAATATTGGCCGTTGCGTTCACCAGTGTTTGAGGCgacaaagcgaaggaaaatcaTCGATGGGAGGAGGTCAACACAGCGAAGAAGGCCCCTCAGCCGCAGTACCACCCCTGAAAGCGTCTCGTTCTGAAACCAACCTTACAGCCTGCTTTGCCAGTGACGCTAGCGACGATATGCTCGATTTTAGGTTACTCATTGCGCAGTGTAACGATCTTTCACTTACAAGCAGTTCTCCGGGCACAGCTCAAAAGCAGATCGATGTACCTAACTACACGCACACTAGCTTCCGGGTGCTTCGACCAACCGATTTCACATGGCAACAGCTCAGTCGAACGTCCGTGAATGCAAGGCGCTATCGGAAACGGCAGCTTAAACGATGCAACAGTACCTCATCTCTCGACAGTGATGGCAGCGCAGAAATTGCCTTCAAAAGCCATACCGATGCAGCTACTGCCGCACTCGGTGGATCGCTTGGAAGTAACGTTGCGGATGGCGAAGGATTAGCTGGATCATCGATACTTGCTGGCAGTAGTGCTGCAGGCCTCAATACCGCCAACAACTCAGCCAGCTTGAACGCTTCATCTGCGTCGTCCGCAGCATCGGCTTCGTGCTCGCAACAGGCTCGTCTCAACATCATGCCCTGTGATGTGACGATCGACGAGATGGCGAGTTACTTCGAGACGCTCGTCTACATCCCCAAGAAGATGTCCTCTATGGCGGAGATGATGTATATCTAG
- the LOC125953588 gene encoding uncharacterized protein LOC125953588 isoform X3, whose translation MASPLNIQLELENTRKTFEQLQAASVRPACQAMVGRADEKNPFHTELDYRSAKRQQDHQLVKRIFGNRCECGAERTSTVATTSSGTAGASSMNKVTPHSKHSAVHLEHTIRNQPTFKHKHRAERKGIVRDAVLRNIGRCVHQCLRRQSEGKSSMGGGQHSEEGPSAAVPPLKASRSETNLTACFASDASDDMLDFRLLIAQCNDLSLTSSSPGTAQKQIDVPNYTHTSFRVLRPTDFTWQQLSRTSVNARRYRKRQLKRCNSTSSLDSDGSAEIAFKSHTDAATAALGGSLGSNVADGEGLAGSSILAGSSAAGLNTANNSASLNASSASSAASASCSQQARLNIMPCDVTIDEMASYFETLVYIPKKMSSMAEMMYI comes from the coding sequence ATGGCTTCGCCTCTCAACATTCAGCTTGAGTTGGAAAATACTCGCAAAACGTTTGAACAACTACAAGCGGCAAGCGTCCGCCCTGCTTGCCAAGCGATGGTAGGACGAGCGGATGagaaaaatccatttcacACCGAGCTGGACTACAGGAGCGCAAAACGACAGCAGGATCACCAGCTCGTGAAACGAATTTTTGGCAATCGCTGCGAGTGTGGAGCGGAACGGACCtcaaccgtggccaccacttCCTCTGGGACTGCCGGTGCGTCCTCGATGAACAAAGTGACACCACATAGCAAGCATAGCGCAGTGCATCTCGAACACACCATCCGTAACCAGCCAACCTTTAAGCACAAGCATCGTGCCGAAAGGAAGGGCATCGTGCGTGACGCGGTGCTACGTAATATTGGCCGTTGCGTTCACCAGTGTTTGAGGCgacaaagcgaaggaaaatcaTCGATGGGAGGAGGTCAACACAGCGAAGAAGGCCCCTCAGCCGCAGTACCACCCCTGAAAGCGTCTCGTTCTGAAACCAACCTTACAGCCTGCTTTGCCAGTGACGCTAGCGACGATATGCTCGATTTTAGGTTACTCATTGCGCAGTGTAACGATCTTTCACTTACAAGCAGTTCTCCGGGCACAGCTCAAAAGCAGATCGATGTACCTAACTACACGCACACTAGCTTCCGGGTGCTTCGACCAACCGATTTCACATGGCAACAGCTCAGTCGAACGTCCGTGAATGCAAGGCGCTATCGGAAACGGCAGCTTAAACGATGCAACAGTACCTCATCTCTCGACAGTGATGGCAGCGCAGAAATTGCCTTCAAAAGCCATACCGATGCAGCTACTGCCGCACTCGGTGGATCGCTTGGAAGTAACGTTGCGGATGGCGAAGGATTAGCTGGATCATCGATACTTGCTGGCAGTAGTGCTGCAGGCCTCAATACCGCCAACAACTCAGCCAGCTTGAACGCTTCATCTGCGTCGTCCGCAGCATCGGCTTCGTGCTCGCAACAGGCTCGTCTCAACATCATGCCCTGTGATGTGACGATCGACGAGATGGCGAGTTACTTCGAGACGCTCGTCTACATCCCCAAGAAGATGTCCTCTATGGCGGAGATGATGTATATCTAG